In Flavobacterium lacustre, a genomic segment contains:
- a CDS encoding four helix bundle protein, translating into MNIYLCPSFELQTQLLIACQNDYLSKEKTNEIENKIIEFQKMTIGFISKLDHNLSS; encoded by the coding sequence ATGAATATCTATTTATGCCCCTCATTCGAATTACAAACTCAATTGTTAATTGCTTGTCAAAATGATTACTTATCCAAAGAAAAAACAAACGAAATAGAAAATAAAATAATTGAATTTCAAAAGATGACAATAGGATTCATAAGTAAGTTAGACCATAATCTTTCTTCTTGA
- a CDS encoding acyl-CoA dehydrogenase family protein — protein sequence MSDKTRGGQFIVKETKCEDVFTPEDFNEEQLMMRDSVKEFVDKELWAHKDRFEKKDYAYTEETMRKAGELGLLGVAVPEAYGGLGMGFVSTMLVCDYISGATGSFSTAFGAHTGIGTMPITLYGTEEQKQKYVPKLASGEWFGAYCLTEPGAGSDANSGKTKAVLSEDGTHYKITGQKMWISNAGFCSLFIVFARIGDDKNITGFILENTPDNGISMGEEEHKLGIRASSTRQVFFNDTKVPVENMLSERGNGFKIAMNALNVGRIKLAAACLDAQRRVTTGGIKYANERIQFNTAISQFGAIRYKLAEMATSCYAGESASYRAAKDIEDRIIAREAEGASHQEAELKGVEEYAIECSILKVAVSEDVQNCSDEGIQIFGGMGFSEDTPMESAWRDARIARIYEGTNEINRMLSVGMLIKKAMKGHVDLLGPASKVQEELMGIPSFDIPDYSELFAEEKEMISKLKKAFLMVAGGAVQKYGPDLDGHQQLLMAASDILIEIYMAESTILRTEKLAKKEGEAKVQEQIAMAKLYLYKAVDIVTQKGKESVISFADGDEQRMMLMGLRRFTKYTNMPNIVGLREIITTKLVAENQYCF from the coding sequence ATGAGCGACAAAACAAGAGGTGGTCAATTCATCGTAAAAGAAACAAAATGTGAAGATGTCTTCACACCAGAAGATTTCAATGAAGAGCAGTTAATGATGCGTGACTCTGTAAAGGAGTTTGTAGACAAAGAATTATGGGCACACAAAGATCGATTTGAAAAGAAAGATTATGCCTATACAGAAGAAACTATGCGTAAAGCTGGAGAGTTGGGACTTTTAGGAGTTGCTGTTCCAGAAGCTTATGGTGGACTTGGTATGGGATTCGTTTCGACCATGTTGGTTTGTGATTATATTTCGGGAGCAACGGGTTCATTCTCAACAGCTTTTGGAGCGCATACCGGAATTGGAACCATGCCGATTACTTTATATGGAACAGAGGAACAAAAACAAAAATATGTTCCAAAATTAGCTTCAGGCGAATGGTTTGGTGCGTATTGTTTGACCGAACCAGGCGCAGGATCTGATGCTAACTCTGGAAAAACAAAAGCCGTTTTATCTGAAGATGGAACACATTACAAAATTACAGGACAAAAAATGTGGATTTCGAATGCCGGATTTTGTTCTTTGTTTATCGTTTTTGCCCGTATTGGTGATGATAAAAACATTACCGGTTTTATTTTAGAAAACACTCCAGATAATGGAATTTCGATGGGTGAAGAAGAGCACAAATTAGGAATTCGAGCTTCCTCAACACGTCAGGTTTTCTTTAACGACACTAAAGTTCCGGTCGAAAACATGCTTTCCGAAAGAGGAAACGGTTTCAAAATTGCTATGAACGCTTTGAATGTCGGACGTATCAAATTGGCTGCTGCCTGCTTAGATGCGCAACGAAGAGTTACTACCGGAGGTATCAAATATGCCAATGAAAGAATTCAATTTAACACCGCTATTTCTCAGTTTGGGGCAATCCGTTATAAATTAGCCGAGATGGCCACCAGCTGTTATGCCGGAGAAAGTGCTTCTTACAGAGCCGCAAAAGATATTGAAGACCGAATTATAGCCCGTGAAGCAGAAGGTGCTTCACATCAGGAAGCCGAATTAAAAGGGGTTGAAGAATATGCAATAGAATGTTCCATTCTAAAAGTAGCAGTTTCTGAAGATGTACAGAATTGTTCTGATGAAGGAATCCAGATTTTTGGAGGAATGGGATTCTCCGAAGACACCCCGATGGAAAGTGCTTGGAGAGATGCCCGAATTGCCCGAATTTATGAAGGTACAAATGAAATTAACAGAATGCTTTCGGTTGGAATGTTAATCAAAAAAGCCATGAAAGGACATGTTGATTTATTGGGACCTGCGTCGAAAGTACAAGAAGAATTAATGGGAATTCCATCATTTGACATTCCCGATTATTCTGAATTATTTGCTGAAGAAAAAGAAATGATCAGCAAATTGAAAAAAGCATTCCTGATGGTTGCCGGTGGTGCCGTTCAAAAATACGGTCCTGATTTAGACGGTCACCAACAATTATTGATGGCCGCTTCTGATATTTTGATTGAAATTTATATGGCTGAATCAACTATTTTAAGAACAGAAAAATTAGCTAAAAAAGAAGGCGAAGCAAAAGTACAAGAGCAAATTGCCATGGCTAAATTATACTTATACAAAGCAGTAGATATTGTCACTCAAAAAGGAAAAGAAAGTGTTATTTCTTTTGCTGATGGTGATGAACAACGCATGATGTTGATGGGTTTACGTCGTTTTACAAAATATACGAATATGCCCAACATTGTAGGTTTAAGAGAAATAATCACCACTAAATTAGTAGCCGAAAACCA
- a CDS encoding 3-hydroxyacyl-CoA dehydrogenase/enoyl-CoA hydratase family protein: MKRTIKKVAVIGSGIMGSGIACHFANIGVEVLLLDIAPRELTEAEAKKGLTLESKIVRNRLVNEHLANSLKSKPSPIYNQKFANRITTGNTTDDMAKIATVDWIIEVVVERLDIKKLVFEQIEKFRKPGTLVTSNTSGIPIHFMSEGRSDDFQKHFCGTHFFNPARYLKLFEIIPGPQTSTEVLDFLTDYGSKFLGKTSVVAKDTPAFIGNRIGIYGIQSLFHLVKELGLTIEEVDKLTGPVIGRPKSATFRTVDVVGLDTLVHVANGIYENCPNDEQHDLFKLPDFVNKMMENKWLGSKTGQGFYKKVDKDILSLDLDTLEYRPAKRASFATLELTKTIDKPINRFKVLVKGKDKAGEFYRKSFAGMFAYVSNRIPEISDELYKIDDAMKAGFGWENGPFEIWDAIGVEKGIEIMKAEGLEPAAWVTEMLASGSSSFYSIKEGATYFYNIPTKSQTKVPGQDAFIILNNIRESKKVWSNSGAIIQDLGDGILNLEFQSKMNTIGGDVLQAINKAIDLSEAAYQGLVIGNQAANFSVGANIGMIFMMAVEQEYDELNMAIKMFQDTMMRVRYSGIPVVVAPHGMTFGGGCEMSLHADKVVAAAETYMGLVEFGVGVIPGGGGSKEMTLRASDLFHKNDVELNVLQEYFLTIAMAKVSTSGHEAFDTGLLQHGKDIIVVNKDRQIAEAKKHALLMAEAGYTQPIRRSDVKVLGKQALGMFLVGTDQMQAGKYISEHDKKIANKLAYVMAGGDLSEPTLVTEQYLLDLEREAFLSLCTERKTLERIQFMLTKGKPLRN; the protein is encoded by the coding sequence ATGAAACGCACAATTAAAAAAGTTGCAGTAATCGGATCCGGAATTATGGGTTCAGGCATTGCTTGCCATTTTGCCAATATTGGAGTGGAAGTTTTACTCTTGGATATTGCCCCCAGAGAACTCACCGAGGCCGAAGCCAAAAAAGGACTTACACTGGAAAGTAAAATTGTAAGAAACCGTTTGGTCAATGAACATTTGGCTAATTCCCTGAAATCGAAACCCTCCCCTATTTACAATCAAAAATTTGCAAATAGAATTACAACCGGAAATACCACCGATGACATGGCAAAAATTGCTACTGTTGATTGGATTATTGAGGTTGTGGTGGAGCGTTTAGATATTAAAAAATTAGTTTTTGAACAAATCGAAAAATTCAGAAAACCGGGAACTTTAGTTACCTCTAACACTTCCGGAATTCCAATTCACTTTATGAGTGAAGGAAGAAGCGACGATTTTCAAAAGCATTTTTGCGGGACACACTTTTTTAACCCTGCGCGTTATTTAAAATTATTCGAAATCATTCCTGGTCCACAAACTTCTACAGAGGTTTTAGATTTCCTAACTGATTATGGTTCAAAATTCTTAGGAAAAACTTCGGTCGTGGCCAAAGATACTCCAGCATTTATTGGGAACCGAATCGGGATTTACGGAATTCAGAGTTTATTTCATTTGGTAAAAGAATTGGGTTTAACGATTGAAGAAGTGGATAAATTGACTGGTCCAGTTATTGGAAGACCAAAATCAGCTACTTTCAGAACAGTTGATGTTGTTGGATTGGATACTTTGGTACACGTTGCCAACGGAATCTACGAAAACTGCCCAAATGACGAGCAACACGACTTGTTCAAACTACCGGATTTTGTCAACAAAATGATGGAAAACAAATGGTTGGGTAGTAAAACAGGCCAAGGTTTTTATAAAAAAGTAGACAAAGATATTTTGTCTTTGGATTTAGATACGTTAGAATACCGTCCGGCTAAAAGAGCTTCTTTCGCCACTTTAGAATTGACCAAAACCATTGATAAACCGATTAATCGTTTCAAAGTTTTGGTAAAAGGAAAAGACAAAGCGGGAGAGTTTTACCGAAAAAGTTTTGCGGGAATGTTCGCTTATGTTTCCAACAGAATTCCAGAAATCTCAGACGAATTATATAAAATTGACGATGCAATGAAAGCCGGTTTCGGATGGGAAAATGGTCCATTCGAAATTTGGGATGCCATTGGTGTCGAAAAAGGAATTGAAATCATGAAAGCAGAAGGTCTTGAACCAGCTGCTTGGGTTACTGAAATGTTAGCTTCGGGAAGTTCTAGTTTTTATTCTATTAAAGAAGGTGCTACTTATTTCTACAATATCCCTACAAAATCACAAACTAAAGTTCCTGGTCAGGATGCCTTTATTATCCTGAACAACATTCGCGAAAGCAAAAAAGTGTGGAGCAATAGCGGTGCGATTATACAAGACTTAGGAGACGGAATTTTGAATTTAGAATTCCAATCTAAAATGAATACGATTGGTGGAGATGTTTTACAAGCTATCAACAAAGCGATTGATTTATCCGAGGCAGCATACCAAGGATTAGTTATTGGAAATCAAGCAGCTAACTTCTCTGTTGGAGCTAATATCGGAATGATTTTCATGATGGCAGTCGAGCAAGAATACGATGAGTTGAATATGGCTATCAAAATGTTCCAGGACACGATGATGCGCGTACGTTACTCCGGAATTCCGGTTGTAGTTGCACCTCACGGAATGACTTTTGGCGGTGGATGCGAAATGAGTTTACATGCCGATAAAGTAGTTGCTGCAGCGGAAACCTACATGGGATTAGTGGAATTTGGTGTTGGTGTAATTCCAGGTGGTGGCGGATCGAAAGAAATGACCTTACGTGCCTCCGATTTATTCCACAAAAATGATGTAGAATTGAATGTACTTCAAGAATATTTCTTGACAATTGCTATGGCAAAAGTGTCTACTTCAGGACATGAAGCCTTTGATACAGGACTTTTACAACACGGAAAAGATATTATTGTCGTGAACAAAGACCGTCAGATTGCTGAAGCGAAGAAACATGCTTTACTGATGGCCGAAGCCGGTTACACCCAACCAATTCGCAGAAGCGATGTGAAAGTTCTTGGAAAACAAGCTTTAGGAATGTTCTTAGTAGGAACTGACCAAATGCAAGCCGGAAAATACATCTCGGAACACGACAAAAAAATCGCTAACAAACTAGCATATGTTATGGCTGGTGGTGATTTATCTGAACCAACATTAGTAACGGAACAATATTTATTGGATCTAGAACGTGAAGCTTTCTTGTCATTGTGTACAGAAAGAAAAACATTGGAGAGAATCCAATTTATGTTAACCAAAGGGAAACCTCTAAGAAACTAA
- a CDS encoding acetyl-CoA C-acyltransferase: MKTAYIVKAYRTAVGKAPKGVFRFKRPDELAAETIQFMMNELPDFDKTRIDDVMVGNAMPEAEQGLNVGRLISLMGLKVEDVPGVTVNRYCASGLETIGMATAKIQSGMADCIIAGGAESMSFIPMGGYKPTPDYAVAKAGNEDYYWGMGLTAEAVAKQYKVSREDQDEFAYQSHMKALKAQAEGKFDKQIVPITIEQTFVNENGKKETKSYIVNKDEGPRAGTSVAALAGLRPVFAADGSVTAGNSSQMSDGAAFVLIMSEAMVKELNLEPIARLINFASAGVEPRIMGIGPVKAIPKALKQAGLQLKDIDLVELNEAFASQSLAVIRELGLNPDIVNVNGGAIALGHPLGCTGAKLSVQLFDEMKRRGNKYGIVSMCVGTGQGSAGIYEVL; this comes from the coding sequence ATGAAAACAGCCTATATAGTTAAAGCATACAGAACAGCCGTGGGAAAAGCCCCAAAAGGCGTGTTTAGATTCAAACGCCCTGATGAGTTGGCAGCAGAAACCATTCAATTTATGATGAATGAGTTGCCTGATTTTGACAAAACGCGTATTGATGATGTGATGGTAGGAAACGCAATGCCAGAAGCAGAACAAGGTCTGAATGTAGGGCGATTAATTTCCTTAATGGGATTAAAAGTTGAAGATGTTCCAGGTGTAACTGTAAACCGTTATTGCGCGTCAGGATTAGAAACTATCGGCATGGCTACTGCCAAAATCCAGTCGGGAATGGCTGATTGTATTATAGCCGGTGGCGCTGAAAGCATGAGTTTTATTCCGATGGGAGGCTACAAACCAACTCCGGATTATGCTGTTGCAAAAGCGGGTAACGAAGATTACTATTGGGGAATGGGACTTACTGCAGAAGCCGTTGCCAAACAATATAAAGTATCCCGAGAAGATCAAGATGAGTTTGCGTATCAATCGCATATGAAAGCCTTAAAAGCACAAGCCGAAGGCAAATTTGACAAACAAATTGTGCCCATTACTATCGAACAAACATTCGTCAATGAAAATGGTAAAAAAGAAACTAAATCGTATATCGTAAACAAAGATGAAGGACCAAGAGCCGGAACTTCTGTAGCAGCATTGGCCGGTTTAAGACCTGTTTTTGCCGCCGACGGAAGTGTAACGGCAGGAAATTCTTCCCAAATGAGTGATGGAGCTGCTTTCGTTTTGATTATGAGCGAAGCAATGGTAAAAGAGTTAAATCTGGAACCAATAGCCCGTTTGATCAACTTCGCTTCGGCTGGAGTAGAGCCCCGAATTATGGGAATTGGACCAGTAAAAGCAATTCCAAAAGCCTTAAAACAAGCAGGATTGCAATTAAAAGATATTGATTTAGTCGAATTGAATGAAGCATTTGCCTCTCAATCTTTGGCTGTGATCAGGGAATTAGGACTGAATCCGGATATCGTGAATGTGAATGGTGGAGCCATTGCATTAGGTCATCCGCTGGGTTGTACCGGAGCTAAACTTTCTGTTCAACTGTTCGACGAAATGAAACGCAGAGGAAATAAATACGGAATTGTAAGTATGTGTGTGGGAACCGGACAAGGAAGTGCAGGAATTTATGAGGTACTTTAA